In Candidatus Polarisedimenticolaceae bacterium, the genomic stretch CGCGCTCTCCTTGACACTTTCGAAACGCGGTTGCTAGTGTAGCGCCGCCTCTTGGCCGAAGTGGCGGAATTGGTAGACGCGCAAGATTCAGGATCTTGTGGGCGCAAGCCTGTCCGGGTTCGAGTCCCGGCTTCGGCACCAGACGATCATCGCCGCTCGAGCTTGCCCGCCTCGCGCCGCGCGGCCAGCGCACCCGCGTAATCGCCCAACATCTCCCTCGCCTGCGCCAGGTTCGCCCAGGCACGCCACGAGGACGGCTTGACCGTCGCCGCGGCCTCGAACTCGCGCTCGGCCAGCACGAGGTCCCCCGCCGTCGCGGCGAGCGTCCCGGCCAGGTTCCGAACCGCTTCGCTGTCGGGAGCGATCCGCACGGCCTCCTCGAGGCAGCGACGCCCCGTCTGCGCGTCCCCCGAGGACCAGGCGCGCCAGGCCCTGCCGAGCGGGTACCACGCCGCCGCCGTCCTCCCCCAGAAGTCGCCCCGACGCGTCGCCTGTTCGAGAACCGATGCGCCGCGGTAGGCGTCCCACAACGCACCGTCGTCGAAGGGAGCGTCGCCCGTCCGGGCGAGGCGCAGGAACAACCCCCAGGGCCGCGCCTCCCAGGGTTCGGGGAGCGGGAACTCGGGCGGATTGGTGATCACGATCGCGCGCGGCCGGGGCCGCGCGAGCTCGTCGCGGAGGAACGCCGGAAGATCCGGGATCCGCCGCCCGAGGTGGCCGTCCGCATCCACGAGCGTCACGTCGGGACGTTCGCCGCCGAGGTGCTGCAGGTACCACGGGAGGAACCCGTCGTCCCCCTCGAAGACGAGGATGCCGCCGGGGGGGACCGTCGCGAGGATGTCGCGACCGTAGTCGCGCGCCGCGGTGAAGGTGCGACGGTCGAGCGCTCCGAGGTTGGCGACGAAGGGGACGCCCGCCACCAGGAGCGCCGCGGCGAAGCCCGCACGGCGGTCGCGACGATCGACGGCGGCGACGGCGATTCCGGCGGAAACCGCGAGCCCGACGGAGGCGGGAAGCAGGTAGGCGTCCACGTCCTCCACCGCGTAGCGCGCGGCGAACGTGGCCGCCGCCGCGAAGAGGAGCAGCGCCGCTCCCACCAGCCGCCGCGGGTGCGATCCGAACGCGACGCCGGCCGTCGCGGCGAGCGCCACGCCCCCCGCCCCGTCGCTCCACGCCCACGACGCGATCCGCGCCCACGCCGCCGGCCGGAGCAACCCCGCCGCGCCGAGGTCGTTCCCGCGGTACTGGATCGCAGCGGCGTGGGCGAAAAGCGCGCCGAGGGTCTTCGGCTCACCCCAGTTGGCGAGCGGCTCGAGGCGCGATCGCAACAGCAGCGACAGGTAGAACGCGGCGGGAAGGGCCAGCGCGAGGGTCGCCGCGAGTGCGACCGCGCGGGCGCCGAGCGTCCTGCGAGCCGGCCAGCCCAGGACGACCGCCGCGGGGACGGCCAGGACGATCGTCGGATGGTGCGAGAGCCCCAGGCCGAGCGCCCCTCCCGCCGCGAACACCGCCCACGCGCGTTCGGTCGCGGTCGGGGCCGTCCCCAGGCGCCACGCCGCGCCGAGGAACCCGAGGAGAAGGAGGACGTGCAGGGCGTAGACCTCCGCCGTCGTCGCCGCTCCCCAGAACGTCGCCCCGAACGCGAGCGCCGCCGCGCCGCCGAGCGCCGCCGCGGGGGACCCGGTCGCCCGCCGCAACCCCGCGGCGAGCACGCTCACGGCGAGCGCGGCGCAGCAGGCCGACAGGATCGCCACGCGGAACGCCGGCTCGCCGATCGGGGCGGCGAGCGCGCCGCGCGCGAGCATCGTCCACAAGGGGTATCCCGGCGGGTGCGCGACCCCCAGGCACGACGCCGCGACGACGAGCTCCCCGGCGTCGCCGAAGGGGAGCGTCCGGCAGGCGGTCGCCGCGTAGATCGCGAACGCCCCGACCCCCGCGAGCGCCTCGAGCCGCACGCCCCTCAGGCGTACGCCTCCGCGATGCGGCGCAACCCTTCGGACAGGCGCTCCCGCGAGCACGCGAAGCTCAGGCGCACGTGCTCCCGCGAGAGGAAGGCCTCGCCCTGCACGACCGCGACCTTCGCGCGACCGAGCAGGTCGAGCGCCACGTCCTCGGGGGTCTTCAGGGTTTTTCCTCCCACGGTGCGGCCGAACAGCCCGGACACGTTGGGGTAGGCGTAGAACGCCCCGTCGGGCACGGCGCAGCTCACCCCGGGGATCGCGCGCAGCCCCTCGACGGCGATCGAGCGGCGCGCCTCGAACTCCTCGCGCATCGTCGCGACGTCGGCGGAGCACGACGCGAGCGCCGCGACGGCGGCCTCCTGGGCCATCGACGCGGGATGGCTCGTGCTGTGGCTCTGGATCTTCGAGATCTCGGCGGCGACCTCGCGGGGCGCGGCGGCGTAACCCACGCGCCACCCCGTCATCGCGAACGCCTTGCTCATGCCGTTGACGACCACGGTGCGCGCGCGCATCCCGTCGAGAGAGGCGATGCTCACGAACGCCCTCCCGTCGTACAGCAGCTTCTCGTAGATCTCATCGGCGACGACCACGAGTCCGCGCTCGGCCGCGACCCGCGCGATCGCGATCATCTCCGAGCGCTTCGGGCACGCCCCGGTCGGGTTCGACGGGTAGTTGAGGAGCAGCCCCTTGGTGCGCGGGGTCAACGCGCGCTGAAGGTCGTCGGCGCGCAGGTGGAACCCGTCGGACTCGCGGCACTCCACGAAGACGGGCTCCGCGCCCGCGAGGCGGATCTGCTCCGGGTGCGTCGGCCAGCAGGGCGTCGGCACGAGGACTTCGTCGCCGGGGCCGAACAGCGCCATCGAGGCGCAGAACAGGCTCGCCTTCGCCCCCGGGGAGACGACGATCTCGTCCGGGGCGTATTCGAGTCCGTTGTCGGCCAGGAGCTTGGCCGCGATCGCCCGCCGCAGCTCGATCGTTCCCTCGTTGGCCGTGTAGCGCGTGCGGTCCGCGTCGATCGCGCGCTTGCCCGCCTCCTTCGCGGGTCCCGGCGTGGGGAAGTCGGGTTCCCCCACGCTGAAGTCGACGACGTCCTCGCCGCGCGCGCGCAGCTCCCTCGCGAGACCGGCGACGCGGAACGTCGGAGAGGCCTGGACCTTGCGGGTACGTTCGGCGAACACGCTTCCCTCCGCGAGACGGGGCCGGCGGGCCCACCCTACCTCAGCCCCGCGAGTCCCGGCAATCGGTACAATCCCCCGCTCGATCCACCCGGAGGAGGCCCCATGTCCCTGCGCCGATCCACCCTCGCCTTCGTCCTCGTCCTCGGCGGATGCGCCGCCCCGAAGCCGGCCGCGCCGGATCCGAAACCCGAGGCGGAGGCCTTCCTCGACCTCTACACATCGCTTTACGCCGGCGCCTACGCGGTCGCGTCGGAGGCGCAGTGGAAGGCGGTCACCGACGTGACCCCCGAGCACGACGGCGCACGCGTCGCGGCGGGGAAGGCGCTCGCCGCGATCCAGGGCGACCGGGCGGCGATCGAGCGCGCGCGGGCGCTGCTCGAATCGCGCGACGCGCTCGAGCCGCTGCAGGCGCGCCAGCTCGACCGCCTCCTGCTCAACGCCGCCGAATCCCCCGGAACCGTGCCCGAGATCGTGGCGCGACGCGTCGAGGCGGAGGGACGGCAGGCCTCCGCGCTCGACGGGTTCCAGTTCTGCCTCGAGCGGCGCGACGGACGCTGCGTGAAGCCCCTCTCCGCCAACGACATCGACGACATCCTGGATCGCTCGCGAAAGCTCCCCGAGCGCCTTTCGGCGTGGAACGCGAGCAAGGAAACCGGTCCGGCCCTCAAGCCCGGTCTCGTCGAGCTGCAGAAGCTCCGCAACGAGGTCGCCCGCGCGATGGGATACCCGTCGTACTTCGACCTCCAGGTCGCCGATTACGGGATGACCGCCGACGAGATGACGACGATGCTCCAGGGGTTCGTCAACGACGTCCGCCCCCTGTACGGTCAACTCCACTGCTACGCGAAACACGAGCTCGCGGCACGCTACGGGCAACCCGTGCCGAGGAGGATCCCCGCGCACTGGATCAACAACCGCTGGGCGCAGAACTGGGACGGGATCGTCGAGGGAGTCGATCTCAACCCGAAGTTCGAGGGGAAAAGCGCCGAGTGGATCGTGAAGCAGGCGGAGCGCTTCTACGTATCCATGGGTTTCCCCGAGCTCCCCGCGAGCTTCTGGGAGAAGTCCGACCTCTACCCGGTGCCGAGGGACTCCCCACGCAGGAAGAACACCCATGCCTCCGCATGGCACCTCGATCTCGACGCCGACGTCCGCTCGCTGATGTCGGTCCAGCCCAACACGCGCTGGTTCTCGACGGCGCACCACGAGCTCGGCCACGTCTACTACTACATGAGCTACTCGCGTCCCGAGGTCCCGAAGCTCCTTCGGGGCGGCGCCAACCGGGGCTTCCACGAAGGCATCGGCGAGCTCATCTCGATCGCGGCGCTCCAGGTTCCCTACCTGCGCGAGGCGGGGATCCTCGGACCCGAGGAGTCGATCGACCAGGCGCGCTGGCTTCTCGACGAGGCGCTGTCGCAGACGATCCCGTTCCTCCCGTGGGCGGCGGGCACGATGTCGTCGTGGGAACGGGACCTCTACAAGGGCGAGCTCCCGCCCGACCAATGGAACTCCCGCTGGTGGGAGTACGTGGCGAAGTACCAGGGGGTCGAGCCGCCGTCGTCGCGCAGCGAGCAGTTCTGCGACGCCGCGACCAAGACGCACGTCAACGACGACCCCGCGCAGTACTACGACTACGCCGTGGCGACGGTCCTCAAGTACCAGCTCCACGACCACATCGCGAAGCAGATCCTCAAGGTCGACCCGCACCAGGCGAACTACTTCGGACGGAAGGACGTCGGCGATTTCCTGCGCTCGATCCTCGAGAAGGGTCAGACCGAGGACTGGCGGAAGCTCCTCAAGGAGGCGACGGGCGAAGACCTGTCGACGCGGGCCCTGCTCGAGTACTTCGCGCCGCTGAAGGAGTTCCTCGACGAGGCGAACGCAGGGCGGGACTGCTCGATGGAATGAGGGCGCTCAGCCGACGCCGGGCTTGAGGACCACGATCTCGCGCATCTGGTTCCGCTGGAGGTGGATCCCCTGCACGCTCATCCCGAGCAGCGCGCGCTCGATCTCCCGGTTCGGGTGGGTGTAGCGGCGGCGGGGCGGGGCACCGGGCGTCGCCTCCCGCACGATGAGGTCGTCGGCGAGCATCCGGTAGCGCGGCGGGATCTCGAGCTCCTCGGGCGGCTTCTGGTAGGAGAGCAGGAACAGGTGGCCGCCGTCGCGCGTGACCCTCTGGATCTCCTGACCGACCTCCGCGAGCCGGTCGGGGGGGACGAAGTCGAGCGCCTCCCAGGCGAGCACGAGGTGGAACCGGCCCGACGGATGGTGCTCCATCGCGAATCGGGCCGGCTCCTCATACGGTTCCCCGGGGCGGCGCGGGGGCTTGGGGTCCGGGGGTTCGAACGACTCGACGAACAACCTCGCGCCGCGCCCGGCGAAGTAGGTCGCGCTTTCCCCGAACAGCGGGCCGAGGTCGAGGATCTCGGGCTTGGGCTCCTTGAACACACGGGCGAGCAAGCGCGCAAGGCTCGCGCAGGGCTGCCCGGCGGGCGCCGCCGGGGGCGAGGCCTTCCCGCCCGAACCGCGCTCGGGCGCTCGCGTGCCGAATGCCACCCGAACGCCTAGACGGTCGGCTTGCCGATGCCGCCGCCGACCGGCTCGGGCTTCGACGCCGGCATGGCGGGCGCGGGCGAGGGCCGTGCGCCGCTCTTGCCGTCCATGTCGATCGAGCCCTTGAACCGGGCGCCGTCGGCCAGCACGACGCGGGGAGCGAGGATGTCGCCGCGCATCGAGCCGGTCGCCGCCACCTCGACCTTGTCGTCGGCCTGGACGTTGCCGACGATCTCGCCGATCACGAGCACCGTCTTGGCCTGAACCTCCGCCTGGATCCGGCCGTTGGCGCCGATCGTGAGGTTGTGGTCCTTGAGGACGATTTTCCCGTCGACCTTCCCCTCGATGGTGAGGTCCTCGTTGCCGATGACCTCGCCCTTGATCGTGATCGACTGACCGATGTTGACGATCTTCTCCATCGCGTTCCTCCGCCGCGGCCTCGCCTTGGTTTCAGCGGGCCTTGATCTTTTCGATCGACTTGAAGGCCTCGGACCGGACCAGACCCTTCTTGTCGGAGAGCGCCGTCTCCAGGCGCGGAAGGTCGGAGTCGTCCCCGACCTCGCCGAGCGCCATCGCCGCCTCGGCGCGAACGTCCTCGGGCTGCCCCTTGAAGAGCAGGTCCCGGATCCGGTCGAGCGAGGAGCGGTCCCCGCCCCGCGCGAGATTCCACGCGAGGTCGACCGCGACCATCGGATGGTCCTCGACCCCGAGCCGGCGCCGCATCGCCTCGAGCGCCTGCGCGTCCTTGACGTCGATCTTCGACAGGCCGTGCGCGCTGAGGCTGCGCACCTTGTAGTACGGATCGTCCAGCGCCCGGACGAGCGCGGGCATCGTCGTGCGGTCGCCGATGTCGCCGAGCGCGCGGGCCGCGTTCGAGCGGACGAGATCGGATTCCGCCTGGAGGAGCGCCTCGAGCTTCGGGATCGCTTCCTGATGGCGGCGATCCCGGATGACGACGACGACGTGTTGCCGGACGAGCTCGTTCTCGTCGCCCAGCGCGATCGACATCAGCGTGTCGAGGGCTTCCGGCCCGGGGACGTTTCCGAGCGCTCGCGCCGCCGCGATGCGCACGATCCCCTCCGAATCCTCGAGGAGCCTCGCGAGGACCGGGACCGATGCCGGGTCCTTCAGCATGCCCAGCGATTGGGCGGTGGCGATGCGCACGGTCGAGACCGGATCGGCGGCCAACGCGCCGACCGCTTCGGTCGCCTTCTTGTCGCCGATCTGCCCGAGCGACAGCAGGGCCTGCACGCGAACCGCCTCCACCGGGTCGTCGAGTACGGCGATCAACGAGTCGACCGCCGCCACCGCGCGCGCCTCTCCGAGGCGCAGCGCCGCGTCGGCGCGGATCGTCGGATCGTCGTCCGCGAGCTCCTTGTACGAGACTTTGGGACGTCCCGAGCAGCCAACCGACAGCAAGATCGCGGCCAAGGTCAACGCGGCGCCCGCGACGCCGACGCGCGAATGGGGCATGAACGACCTCTTCCGTGGCGACCGGCGCCGCGGAACCCCCTCCGGCTCCAAGGCGCTGGCGCGAACGCCGGATTATACTCCACGGCCGTCCCGCACCCTCCGAACGGAGACGCATGCGCCGGGTCCTGCTCATCGCCGGAATCGTCGGGATCCTCGCCTTTCCGGCCTTCGCCGACGGCGACGACTCCGTGGTCGACCTCAAGGAATGGGCGCGCGGACCGGTGCGCTACCTCATCACCAGGGAGGAGGAACGCGCCTTCAAGAAGCTCGATTCGGACGACGCGCGGGCCTCGTTCGTGGAGCGATTCTGGAGCCGGCGGGACCCCACCCCCGACACGTGGTTCAACGAGTACCGCCAGATGTTCTGGCAGCGGGTGACCGAGGCGAACGAGAAGTTCCTGGACAGTGCCGGTCCCGGATGGAAGACCGACCGGGGAAAGATTTACATCCTCTACGGTCCCCCGGAGCGCACCCAGGAGGACACGAACGCCAACGTCCAGGGCATCGAGCCGACCGCCACCCGGGGGCTGCTCCGGTGGATCTACGAGTCGCGCCCCGGCGGACGAAACGACCTCCCGAACATCGTCGTCGTGCCGTTCGTGAAGACCACGACCGGAGAGTTCAAGCTCTCGGCGGATCCCCGGCTCGCCAGCATCTTCTTCGACCCGCAACTGCTCGCCGACCGGACCTCGCCCAACTCCTGGGACCGTTACCGAGCCGAGAACGCCGGCACGGGAACCCGGCTCGACGTCCTGCTCGACCTCGGCAAGATGCAGGAGGTGCCTCCCCAGGAGCAGGTCCTCCTCGAGCGCGTCGAGACCCGCGAGACCTACGCCCAGCGGCCGCTCGCCGTGCGCCTCGACCGATATCAGCCCGAAGGAACCCCCGGGACGCTCGTGGTCGTGACCCTCGACCTCCCGCCCAGCGACGACGCGCCCGCGCTCGTCGTGCGCTTCACCGCGCGTGACGCCCCGCGGCCGCCGAAGATCCTCGCCGAGGGGGCGTTCCGCATCGAGCGCGGGCCTGAGGGTCGCGTCGCCCAGGGGCGGGTCCCGCTCGAGCCCGGAACGTGGGACGTCCTCGCCCTCGCCGTCGACCCTCGCGAGTCGGCGAACCGCATCTGGAGAGGCTCCATCGCGGTCGCGGCGCCCTCGACGGCCCTGCGCCTGAGTGATCCGGTCCTCGCGTGGCGGGTGGAGCCGCTCGAGTACCGGGGCCTGACCGGCTACGACGCGCCGTACACCTTCGGCGGATTCCGCATCGTGCCGCGCCTGTCCCCCGCCCTCGCGCGCGGCGAGCCGATCCAGGTGTTCCTCGAAGCCTACGGAGGACGCGCCCCTTACGAGGGGACCTTCGCCGTCGAGGGGCGGGAAGACGACGGCCGCTTCACCGCGCTGGGCTCGCCCCAGTCGTTCCGGCAGCCGTCGGGGTCCTTCGCGTGGTCCCTCCCGACGGGACCCCACTGGCCGCTCGGCGAGTACCGCGTTCGGATCGAGGTCGTCGACGCCGATGGAACCCTCGTGCCGGCCGTGGTGCCGTTCCGAATCGAAGCGCGCGAGTGACGCGGACGCCGATCGCGGCGGCGCTCCTCGCGATCGCCGCCGCCGCAGCAGCCGCCGAGCCCGCGCCCCCCTCGTCGTCGGGCGGGCTCGCCTGGTTCGTCTCCGACGACCTCGATCTCGTCGGAACGATGCGTGCGGACGTCCCCTTCGAACCGCTGGGGGGCTTCGAGCCGTTCGTGTCCCTGCAAGCGGTCACCGCGATCGAGAAGTCGGTCGAGACCTTCACCTTCGACGTCCGGGACCTCCCCTACGCCCTGCGCGCGGGAGCACGGCGCGGCGCGTGGACCCTGTTCGCGGGCGTTCGCGGCGTCGAAGGGGTGGACGCGGACGACACGCGCCGGATCACCCTCGTCGGGGCCGCGTGGGAAGCCCCGGGTCGCACCTGGCGGCAGGGGCGCGGATTCCTCGAGGCGCGCGCCGGTCTCGCCGCCGTCGTCGATTCGCGAGGGATCGCGGCGGACGCCGACGTCTCGCTCGAAGCCCGCGCGGGAATCCGCTCCGGCCGACTCGTCTGGGCGCTCGATCTGCGCGTGGACACCCTCCTCGACGGCACCCACGCGCAGACGGACCTCGAGGGCGGACCGCGGCTGGTGTTCCCGTCGGGAGACGCGAGGACGTTCTCGCTTTTCGTGCACGGACTTCGCTCCCGTCATCCGCTCGGCCTGCGCGCGAGCGGCGTGCTCTTCGGGTTCGAAGCCGCGGAGGCCCCGATCCCGGGGGACGCCCCGCGCCCCTCCCCCCCCGACCTCCGGGGCACGATCGCCGCGGGGATCGGGGACGACGCGCACCGCAGCGGGCGCCTCCGGCTGGCCGTGCTCTCCCCCCCCTGGGTCGAACGCTGGCGGGCGATCCTCGACGTCGACGCCAACGTGCTCACCGCGGCCGACACCGGCGAGTTGTACTACCTCTACGACCTCGGCGTGGAGCGTGCCGCCGGACGCTGGGCCGCCGGCGCCTACTTCCATCACCGATCGAACCACGTGCTCGCCGAGGAGAACCCCGTCGGAGTCACCAGCCACAACGTCGCGGAGATCGGCCTCGAGACCTCGGGGTGGACCGGCCCCGCGCGCGCCCGCACCTTCGACACCCGCGTTCGCCTCGGCGCGTTGATCGACTCGTCGTTCGGGGATTCGCGGGGGTGGAACGTCCGTGCCGGCGCGCGCGTCGCGGGGCCCGCGTGGGGCGGCGCGGTCCCCTGGTTTTCCTTCGATCTCGAGGAAGGGGACGCGAGCGCCCGGCGCGCCGCCGCCGGGCTCGGTCTCGCGGGCGGGTTCGAGATCCGGGCCGACTTCGTTCGCGAGGAGCAGTTCTTCGGGAGCGACGATTCGGCCTTCACGCTCGGCGTCGCGGCGTACTTCTAGCGCGGACCGTTCACGGTCGGTAGGCGGGCCGATCCCCGTCGAGCCGGAACACGACGCCGGGGAGGGAGGCGACCCGGGCGGTGCCCCGCCCGAAGTACTCGATCCGCTCGCGCCTCCCGTCTTCGACCTCGACCTCGAGCACCGCGAGCGGCGCTCCGGCCGGGGTCTCCTCGACCCAACCGCGCACCGGCTGGTCCAGGGCCGCCGCGAGGAACTCCGTGATCGAGGCCCCGCGCAGCAGCTCGCCCGAGGGGCTCTTCCACGTCGTCTCCCCCTCGCGCGCGGCGACGAGCTCCCCTTCGGGAGCCCTCCAGGTGAGCTTCGCGACCGTGTAGCGGTTGACCTTGGTCAGCCTCGTCTCGCGCAGCTGCTCGAAGGTGGTCGGGACGCGGTCGAACTTCGACTCCGCGAAACGCATCGCGACGGCGCGATCGTCGCGGGTCGCCCACGCCGTCCCGTCGGGTCCCGCGGGGCCGAGGACGATGCGGCGCACGACGTTTCCCGCGCTCAGCCGGAGATCGATCGCGTCCCGCCCCGAAAGCCCGAGCTTCGGATCCGCCGCATCGGCGGCGTCGTCGATCGGAGCGGACTCGGAGGCCGCCAGGATCTCCAGGATCCGCTCCACCGCCGCATCGGAGGCGGGGAACTCCCGGGGGGACGAGATCCACCATCCGCCGTCCCGCCGCACGAGTCGGAGCTCCGCTCCGTCCCGCAGGACGGTGATCGCGCCGACCTGGCTCCGGGGCAGGCCGAGCAGCCTCCGGTCCCGAAGATCGGCGGTCGTCAGCTGCGCGAGCGCCTGCGCATCCGGAAGCCGGATGAGCAGCACGCCGGGGCGTCCTCCCACGCGCGCGAACAGACCCGTCCCCGTCGGGTCGACGTCGCCGAGCGCGATCTCGGGGAAGTCGCCCCCTTCGAAGCGCAACACGTTCCGGGCGGGCTTCAGCCCGAACTGGTCGAGGTTCGCCTCGTCGGGGATCGATCGGATCACCGTCGCCCGTCGCAGCGCGCCGAACGCCGCGTCGATCCCCTCCGCCGACGCGGGATCCGGGCGCGGCTGCGTGATCCGCCAGCCGGTCTCCCCGCGTTCGAAACGCGTCACGGCGCCGCCTTCCTCGAGGGTGAAGGCGGTCACGCGACGGTCGTCGAAGGCGACGAGCTGGCTGTCGAGCCGAAGCTCGCGGATCTCCCCCTTCTCGCGGCGCCCGAGCCACAGCATCAGCGCCACCACGCCGACGAGGGCCAGTGCCGCGAGGAGGAGCCGTCGCGCCAACGTCAGCGCCCCCGGCGACCGAGGAAGACGATGAAGCCGAGGAGGAGCACGCCGGCGGCCGGTCCGAGGAACGCCGCCCACATCCCCGGCACCTGCCCGCGCGTGATCGCGAAGACCTGGCCCTCGAGGGGCTGCCGGCGGATGCTGATGAGGCCCTCCGCCTGCGCGAGCCAGCCGACCATGTTGAGGAAGAGGTTCCGGTTCGCCTGCTCCGCGAGGTACGCGTTCGAGGCGAACTGCGCGTCGCCCACCGCGACGACGCGGATCTCGCGGTCGACGCCTCCCGTCCCGGTCAGCCGTTTCCAGGAGGCGGCGGCGAAGTCGAACGGTCCCTGCTCCCGCCGGCCGTCGGGGGTCAGGGCCACGGCCTGCTGGGTCGAGGAGACGATCGCGTCGTGGAAGACCAACGGGTCGCCCGGCTCGAAGTGGACGACCGCCGCGACCGTGGGAAACGCGCTCGGGAGGTTCCCCTGGAAGCCGCGCACGATCGGATGCCGCGAATACCCCGTGGCCCGCACGAACTCCGGGTTCCCCTGGATCTGCGCGCCTCCGAGCTCGAGGACGCGGTCGGCCGTCACGCGAAGGCCGTAGCGGCCGATCGACTCGTTGAGACCGTGGTCCTCGCCGGGCTCCACCATGCACAGCAGCCGGCCCCCCCGCTCGAGCCAGGCGTCGAGGACCGCCCGGTCGGCGGCGGGGATCGGGAGGTTGGGCCCCGCGACGACGAGCACCGTCACGGTGTCCGGGATCCCCTCGGACAGCCGGAGCGCGCGGACGTCGTAGTACTCCTGCCGGAGCGCCTCGACCGCCCTGGCGAAGCCCAGGTCCCCGCTCGACTCCGGATCGAGCTCCCCGTAGCCGCGCAGGATCCCGACGAGGCGAGGCCGGTCCGAGCCGACCTCGAGCAGGGCGTTGGTGACCTCGGCCTCGCCGTTCCCGCGGAACACGAGACGCCGATCGCCGCGCACCGCGACCGACAGCCCCGCGCGCGTCGCCCCCGCCTGGTCGTGCTTCACGCCGAGCTCGCGCACCTTCCCCGGCTGTGCGACGGGGTCGATGAACTCGAACTTCACGCGCGTCGAGCGCTGCCGGTACAGCTCGAGCAGGTCGCGGTACGCCTCGTAGGCCGGGTGGCTGTCGGGGTAGAGCGCGTAGACGGTGACGGTCTCGCCCAGGCCGTCGAGCGCCGACACCGTCATCGGGCTGAGCACGTTCGTTCCCTGGGAGCTGAGGTCCCACCGCACGCCCAGGCGGAACGAGACGAGGATCGCCACGACGACGACGCCGACGACGAGCGCCGCGTAGGCGAGGCTGCCGGCGCCGCGTTTCGCCGCGCGCGCGTGGTCCACCCCGTCGCGGGCGGTGAGCTCGTCGCGGTTGCGGACCCCCACCGTCACCTCCAGCGGGTCGAGTCGAGCACGCGCCCGCTCAGGAACAGGAACACGAAGATGAACGCGATCCACAGGAAGACGAAGTGGGAGTCGATCGCGCCCCGGCCGGCGACGCGCAGCCCCTTGGTCGCCGCGAAGGCCCCGACGACGAGGTCGACCGGCGGCCCGGCGAGGTTCGAGACGCGCTCGAGCAGGTACATCGGGACCACGATCGCGTAGGTCAGGACCAGCGCCACGAACTGGCTCTCGGTGAGCGCCGATGCGAACAGCCCGATCGCCAGGAGCAGGCAGCCGTGGAGGAACAGCCCGAGGTAGGTCGCCGCGAGGGCTCCCCACTCCGGGTCGGCCTGGAAGCTCAGCCACGCGAACATGGGGAGGGTCGCGAGGAGGATGAGCACGTAGATGCCGACCGTGCCGAGGAACTTGCCGAGCACGATCTGGGCGCTGGTCAGGGGCGAGGTGAACAACAGCTCTGCCGTCCCCTGCTTTCGCTCCTCGCTCAGCAGTCGCATCGACAGACCCGG encodes the following:
- a CDS encoding DUF2723 domain-containing protein; its protein translation is MRLEALAGVGAFAIYAATACRTLPFGDAGELVVAASCLGVAHPPGYPLWTMLARGALAAPIGEPAFRVAILSACCAALAVSVLAAGLRRATGSPAAALGGAAALAFGATFWGAATTAEVYALHVLLLLGFLGAAWRLGTAPTATERAWAVFAAGGALGLGLSHHPTIVLAVPAAVVLGWPARRTLGARAVALAATLALALPAAFYLSLLLRSRLEPLANWGEPKTLGALFAHAAAIQYRGNDLGAAGLLRPAAWARIASWAWSDGAGGVALAATAGVAFGSHPRRLVGAALLLFAAAATFAARYAVEDVDAYLLPASVGLAVSAGIAVAAVDRRDRRAGFAAALLVAGVPFVANLGALDRRTFTAARDYGRDILATVPPGGILVFEGDDGFLPWYLQHLGGERPDVTLVDADGHLGRRIPDLPAFLRDELARPRPRAIVITNPPEFPLPEPWEARPWGLFLRLARTGDAPFDDGALWDAYRGASVLEQATRRGDFWGRTAAAWYPLGRAWRAWSSGDAQTGRRCLEEAVRIAPDSEAVRNLAGTLAATAGDLVLAEREFEAAATVKPSSWRAWANLAQAREMLGDYAGALAARREAGKLERR
- a CDS encoding pyridoxal phosphate-dependent aminotransferase — its product is MFAERTRKVQASPTFRVAGLARELRARGEDVVDFSVGEPDFPTPGPAKEAGKRAIDADRTRYTANEGTIELRRAIAAKLLADNGLEYAPDEIVVSPGAKASLFCASMALFGPGDEVLVPTPCWPTHPEQIRLAGAEPVFVECRESDGFHLRADDLQRALTPRTKGLLLNYPSNPTGACPKRSEMIAIARVAAERGLVVVADEIYEKLLYDGRAFVSIASLDGMRARTVVVNGMSKAFAMTGWRVGYAAAPREVAAEISKIQSHSTSHPASMAQEAAVAALASCSADVATMREEFEARRSIAVEGLRAIPGVSCAVPDGAFYAYPNVSGLFGRTVGGKTLKTPEDVALDLLGRAKVAVVQGEAFLSREHVRLSFACSRERLSEGLRRIAEAYA
- a CDS encoding M2 family metallopeptidase, which produces MSLRRSTLAFVLVLGGCAAPKPAAPDPKPEAEAFLDLYTSLYAGAYAVASEAQWKAVTDVTPEHDGARVAAGKALAAIQGDRAAIERARALLESRDALEPLQARQLDRLLLNAAESPGTVPEIVARRVEAEGRQASALDGFQFCLERRDGRCVKPLSANDIDDILDRSRKLPERLSAWNASKETGPALKPGLVELQKLRNEVARAMGYPSYFDLQVADYGMTADEMTTMLQGFVNDVRPLYGQLHCYAKHELAARYGQPVPRRIPAHWINNRWAQNWDGIVEGVDLNPKFEGKSAEWIVKQAERFYVSMGFPELPASFWEKSDLYPVPRDSPRRKNTHASAWHLDLDADVRSLMSVQPNTRWFSTAHHELGHVYYYMSYSRPEVPKLLRGGANRGFHEGIGELISIAALQVPYLREAGILGPEESIDQARWLLDEALSQTIPFLPWAAGTMSSWERDLYKGELPPDQWNSRWWEYVAKYQGVEPPSSRSEQFCDAATKTHVNDDPAQYYDYAVATVLKYQLHDHIAKQILKVDPHQANYFGRKDVGDFLRSILEKGQTEDWRKLLKEATGEDLSTRALLEYFAPLKEFLDEANAGRDCSME
- a CDS encoding class I SAM-dependent methyltransferase, producing MLARVFKEPKPEILDLGPLFGESATYFAGRGARLFVESFEPPDPKPPRRPGEPYEEPARFAMEHHPSGRFHLVLAWEALDFVPPDRLAEVGQEIQRVTRDGGHLFLLSYQKPPEELEIPPRYRMLADDLIVREATPGAPPRRRYTHPNREIERALLGMSVQGIHLQRNQMREIVVLKPGVG
- a CDS encoding polymer-forming cytoskeletal protein, encoding MEKIVNIGQSITIKGEVIGNEDLTIEGKVDGKIVLKDHNLTIGANGRIQAEVQAKTVLVIGEIVGNVQADDKVEVAATGSMRGDILAPRVVLADGARFKGSIDMDGKSGARPSPAPAMPASKPEPVGGGIGKPTV
- a CDS encoding HEAT repeat domain-containing protein — encoded protein: MPHSRVGVAGAALTLAAILLSVGCSGRPKVSYKELADDDPTIRADAALRLGEARAVAAVDSLIAVLDDPVEAVRVQALLSLGQIGDKKATEAVGALAADPVSTVRIATAQSLGMLKDPASVPVLARLLEDSEGIVRIAAARALGNVPGPEALDTLMSIALGDENELVRQHVVVVIRDRRHQEAIPKLEALLQAESDLVRSNAARALGDIGDRTTMPALVRALDDPYYKVRSLSAHGLSKIDVKDAQALEAMRRRLGVEDHPMVAVDLAWNLARGGDRSSLDRIRDLLFKGQPEDVRAEAAMALGEVGDDSDLPRLETALSDKKGLVRSEAFKSIEKIKAR